In the Ascochyta rabiei chromosome 17, complete sequence genome, one interval contains:
- a CDS encoding Ubiquitinyl hydrolase 1 — MAPGKTAPRLLQDLLTYDPRREDRAGRNLLTSAPPEHNPSRDGIPAVPRGNCRHALVRKDEQCLLPPPGERPRHNTIYKVASYCPQCRYHIDVIVEFKGKGYLEGVCGKQNWDFPLHHFVYEGDDGTQSNGIGGQQAPKSFSFRCTADACPTTVRIDLKPPRFTEHDQELMMNKAQLRRRFEKSRELVDAREGETMARSVDAPDYLDTFLRDSLNPAPGKSRVPLLNRKFAKTFWRDCDPILKRLGFEHTVEVNDDDGASVEVWYLPKPKDQQDPLQSTLRTTIEDARYELNSIILAVPEGERSNVRHQPMYPVPSQGDIEQVLACHDYEKISSRTRNDSNSQEDHPFYAGLGAVSDFADVLIYFAYRRQSAVDKINAPYYLTCLEDLAKGRQSEVLQMEVATLASQGLPSRSEVNNAYRNIGMEPAHGYTFSDEFIINQVRSRLPDLAPAAREDLRRYLRIIGVARDSNAIQREASESIDTYEEALSWLDLDQAQPDDFVRTMFTIKTSDNPSCTESARKAVSVIAEHRNSDRLRQFLHEGTMTEPEMDLSEAYALFEISAMSDRQNVDLSVLQSSMLVAPPSDIGKLQKAYSLIEHDQSQNYNNKEDQPKETGSRINDFPLDTWPVGCRNNGNTCYLNSVLQFLFTIKPLRDLVLNFDAYVQDTSPEALKNKKVGRTVVTPERVATAQKFVRELQSLFELMIRAPTDNVLPTKHLAELALCKTDSPEVGVNEPVDEGKNSNDLLNGTVAAQIKEDISGTAPIDSVMDEGDDVKNEDAASHTSVQAANGELDSVEKPSPPTRAPPVPPRPKAQAQAQEQEQAKELKKSRDDHISESARQQDAAEVMGNILDLVSCAIRGDGVLRDGEQDDLIKNLFFSDVTIVRNTTDKVEKTSELRNHHLISAGGRDRHLYAALDDDFGLSDLEGGDNKYEYIAQAAPIQIVNVRRLQFNKEKKQQVRDTAQLSLDDVLYLDRYLEATNTLTGDKLLQLRKAQWAKQQELQRLAIRCKDLQALEIEGMDLAEAVEETALFTESFLAGIEQRMTESLLTPPPEELPASLHERAKQLKADLEEISTSMTQLESDVDTVFKQYCDHGYRLHAIFVHRGGTGSGHYLIYIKDFQNNTWREYNDETVRPYSEEDVFKLGPGALAAGSTGIVFVKDGSVDTLTEAVCRRPDYAAAGTTTEQEHTDTEMTDANVPSIKYDGLDVIEGVEKP; from the exons TCCCCGCGGTGCCCCGTGGAAACTGCAGACACGCGCTTGTAAGAAAGGATGAGCAGTGCCTGCTACCACCGCCTGGCGAGAGGCCGAGACACAATACGATATACAAGGTCGCATCGTACTGCCCACAATGCCGTTACCACATCGACGTCATTGTAGAGTTCAAGGGAAAGGGTTACTTGGAGGGGGTATGTGGGAAGCAGAACTGGGATTTCCCACTGCACCACTTCGTATACGAAGGGGACGATGGCACACAGAGCAATGGTATCGGTGGCCAGCAGGCTCCAAAGTCTTTCTCCTTCCGTTGCACGGCGGACGCGTGCCCAACCACAGTCCGCATAGACCTGAAGCCTCCGCGCTTTACGGAACACGACCAGGAGTTGATGATGAACAAAGCACagctaagaagaagattTGAGAAGTCGAGGGAATTGGTGGACGCGCGTGAGGGTGAGACCATGGCTCGCAGTGTCGATGCGCCCGATTATCTCGATACGTTCCTGCGGGACTCGCTCAATCCAGCGCCAGGCAAATCGCGCGTCCCTCTGCTGAACAGGAAGTTTGCAAAGACCTTCTGGAGAGACTGTGACCCAATATTGAAGCGCCTGGGTTTCGAGCATACAGTTGAGGtgaacgacgacgacggaGCAAGCGTTGAGGTCTGGTACCTTCCTAAGCCCAAGGACCAACAAGACCCTCTTCAGTCGACCTTGCGAACTACGATCGAGGACGCCCGATACGAACTGAACTCCATAATCCTCGCGGTCCCAGAGGGCGAACGCTCGAACGTTAGGCACCAGCCGATGTACCCAGTTCCTTCACAAGGTGACATTGAGCAAGTCCTAGCCTGCCACGACT ATGAAAAGATAAGCTCGCGAACGCGCAACGACAGCAATTCACAGGAAGACCACCC TTTTTATGCCGGCCTCGGCGCGGTCAGTGACTTCGCAGACGTCCTGATCTACTTCGCGTACCGGCGACAAAGTGCCGTCGACAAGATCAACGCGCCATATTATCTGACTTGCCTCGAAGACCTTGCCAAAGGTCGCCAAAGCGAGGTGCTGCAGATGGAGGTGGCCACGCTCGCATCCCAAGGACTCCCCAGCAGAAGCGAAGTGAACAACGCATATCGCAATATTGGAATGGAGCCAGCCCATGGATATACTTTCAGTGATGAGTTTATCATCAATCAAGTCAGGTCCCGCCTACCTGATCTCGCCCCGGCAGCTCGCGAGGACTTGCGCCGATACCTTCGAATTATTGGGGTCGCGCGTGACAGCAACGCAATACAACGAGAAGCTTCTGAGTCAATCGATACGTACGAGGAAGCTCTGTCGTGGCTGGACCTCGATCAAGCTCAGCCCGACGATTTCGTTCGAACCATGTTCACCATAAAG ACATCAGACAACCCCTCGTGCACTGAGTCTGCCAGGAAAGCAGTATCAGTCATAGCCGAGCATCGAAACAGCGACAGGCTACGGCAGTTCCTACACGAAGGAACCATGACCGAGCCTGAAATGGATCTGAGCGAAGCATACGCTTTGTTTGAGATTTCGGCCATGTCCGACAGGCAAAACGTCGACTTGTCAGTTTTGCAGAGCTCCATGCTCGTTGCGCCCCCGAGTGACATAGGCAAGCTCCAGAAAGCATATTCCTTGATCGAACATGATCAATCCCAGAACTACAACAACAAAGAGGATCAGCCCAAAGAGACAGGGTCACGCATCAACGACTTTCCTCTGGATACATGGCCCGTTGGCTGCCGAAACAACGGCAATACGTGCTACCTCAACAGCGTTCTTCAGTTTCTGTTCACGATCAAGCCTCTGCGTGACTTGGTCCTCAACTTTGACGCTTACGTACAGGATACATCGCCGGAAGCCTTGAAAAACAAAAAGGTCGGGCGCACGGTCGTCACTCCAGAAAGAGTGGCAACTGCCCAGAAGTTTGTCCGTGAGTTGCAAAGTTTGTTTGAGCTGATGATCCGAGCACCTACCGACAATGTCTTACCAACGAAACATCTTGCTGAGCTGGCACTGTGCAAAACAGATAGCCCAGAAGTAGGTGTTAACGAGCCCGTCGATGAAGGCAAGAACAGTAACGATCTGCTCAATGGCACTGTGGCAGCTCAGATTAAAGAAGACATCTCTGGTACCGCTCCTATTGACTCGGTTATGGACGAGGGAGACGATGTCAAGAACGAAGACGCAGCAAGCCATACCTCTGTGCAAGCTGCCAACGGAGAGCTTGACTCGGTCGAGAAACCATCACCCCCCACTCGAGCACCCCCTGTGCCACCTCGGCCaaaggcacaggcacaggcacaagaacaagaacaagcaaAGGAACTCAAAAAATCAAGAGATGACCATATAAGTGAGAGCGCTAGGCAGCAGGATGCTGCTGAGGTCATGGGAAACATCTTGGACCTAGTTTCATGCGCGATCAGGGGCGACGGAGTTCTGCGTGACGGTGAGCAGGATGACCTTATCAAGAACCTCTTCTTCAGCGACGTAACAATCGTACGGAATACGACAGACAAAGTCGAGAAGACCAGCGAACTTCGGAATCATCACTTGATTTCTGCTGGTGGACGCGATCGTCATCTCTACGCGGCTCTTGATGACGATTTTGGATTGAGCGATCTTGAGGGAGGCGACAACAAGTATGAATATATTGCGCAAGCTGCTCCTATCCAAATCGTCAACGTGCGCAGGCTGCAGTTCaacaaggagaagaagcagcaGGTCCGTGACACAGCGCAGCTTAGCCTGGACGACGTTCTGTACCTAGATCGATATCTCGAGGCCACCAACACGTTAACTGGGGACAAGCTCCTGCAGTTGCGTAAAGCACAGTGGGCAAAGCAGCAGGAGCTTCAACGCCTGGCAATACGATGCAAAGACTTGCAAGCACTCGAGATTGAAGGCATGGATCTTGCTGAAGCAGTAGAGGAGACGGCGTTGTTTACTGAAAGTTTCCTCGCAGGTATTGAGCAGCGAATGACCGAGTCTCTGCTTACTCCGCCACCTGAAGAGCTTCCAGCGAGCCTGCACGAGAGGGCGAAACAACTCAAAGCAGACCTCGAGGAGATCAGCACTTCCATGACCCAGCTCGAATCGGATGTCGACACTGTGTTCAAGCAATACTGCGACCATGGCTACCGCCTGCACGCCATTTTCGTTCACCGTGGCGGCACCGGCTCGGGTCATTATCTGATTTACATCAAGGATTTCCAGAACAACACATGGCGCGAGTACAACGATGAGACCGTTAGACCCTACTCCGAAGAAGACGTCTTCAAGCTTGGGCCGGGTGCCTTGGCTGCTGGAAGCACAGGGATTGTATTTGTCAAGGATGGCTCTGTCGATACGCTTACCGAAGCGGTTTGTAGACGGCCGGACTATGCTGCGGCAGGCACGACGACTGAGCAGGAACACACGGATACTGAAATGACGGATGCCAACGTCCCGAGCATCAAGTACGACGGACTCGACGTCATCGAAGGAGTTGAGAAACCGTGA
- a CDS encoding Hexokinase, with protein sequence MASAAQQHVDKESYSSRQHRSELKKMADLPSELEKELDDLDTQFWIPGEKLKEIVKRFREELDEGLAKHEQNIAMHQTWVHRLPSGNEKGTFLTLDLGGTNLRVCEITLRGHEKEGAEKTELNQEQYKLPEELKKGDADGLFDFIAQELEDFVRSKGLDKKYSKDKPMPLGFTFSYPATQARIDHAVLKTWTKGFDISGVEGQDVARQLREKIEKRSLPIEIICVINDTVGAMIASAYNDSKTIIGAIFGTGCNAAYMASLSDIRKIKPSDRDTIESQYGKNSKMAINCEYGAFDNAHRVLPWTKYDQQIDADSPRPGEQAFEKLSAGLYMGEIYRLIMLDLAERGLVFKNQDVNKLRASYSIDTGFLSQVEDDESPTFSKSRHLFKNTLNLEPSDIEIELSRHITELVAVRGARLCACGVAAICTKEYIAEGHVAADGSVANKHPKFKKRWARALGEILDWSEAEKKEGEGPIKITSAEDGSGIGCAIIAAMELERRGRAQNIV encoded by the coding sequence ATGGCTTCTGCAGCACAGCAACACGTAGACAAGGAGTCGTATAGCTCGCGGCAACATCGATCAGAGCTTAAGAAGATGGCCGACCTACCTTCTGAGCTAGAGAAGGAATTGGACGATCTGGATACCCAGTTTTGGATTCCAGGAGAAAAGTTGAAGGAAATCGTCAAGCGCTTCCGCGAGGAGCTTGATGAAGGTCTGGCCAAGCATGAGCAGAACATCGCCATGCACCAAACCTGGGTACATCGCCTGCCTTCTGGTAATGAGAAGGGGACTTTCCTCACCCTTGATCTTGGAGGAACGAACTTGAGAGTCTGTGAGATAACGTTGCGTGGTCACGAGAAAGAGGGGGCAGAGAAGACCGAGCTCAACCAGGAGCAATACAAGCTGCCGGAGGAACTCAAGAAAGGCGACGCAGATGGCTTGTTTGACTTCATTGCTCAAGAGCTAGAAGACTTTGTGAGGTCGAAAGGTCTGGACAAGAAATACTCCAAGGACAAGCCGATGCCGCTGGGTTTTACGTTCTCTTACCCAGCAACGCAAGCGCGAATCGACCACGCTGTACTCAAGACTTGGACAAAAGGCTTCGACATCAGCGGCGTAGAAGGCCAAGACGTCGCGCGACAGCTCCGCGAGAAGATTGAGAAACGAAGTCTGCCAATTGAGATCATCTGCGTTATCAATGACACTGTCGGCGCAATGATTGCATCCGCCTACAACGATTCTAAAACCATCATCGGGGCCATCTTCGGCACTGGCTGCAACGCAGCCTACATGGCCAGTCTGTCCGACATTCGCAAGATCAAGCCCTCAGACAGAGACACCATAGAAAGCCAATATGGCAAGAACAGCAAAATGGCAATAAACTGCGAATACGGTGCCTTTGACAATGCGCACCGCGTCCTCCCCTGGACCAAATACGATCAGCAGATCGATGCCGATAGCCCACGACCAGGCGAACAAGCCTTCGAGAAGCTCTCCGCAGGTCTGTATATGGGAGAAATCTACCGACTCATCATGCTCGATCTTGCAGAACGGGGCCTTGTATTCAAGAACCAGGACGTGAACAAGCTGAGAGCAAGCTACTCCATCGACACAGGCTTCCTATCACAAGTTGAAGACGACGAATCCCCGACCTTCTCAAAGTCTCGCCACCTTTTCAAAAACACGCTCAACCTCGAGCCCAGCGATATTGAGATCGAGCTCTCCCGACACATTACCGAGTTAGTTGCCGTCCGCGGCGCCAGACTGTGTGCCTGTGGCGTTGCTGCGATTTGTACCAAGGAGTACATCGCCGAGGGCCATGTCGCGGCAGACGGGAGTGTAGCGAACAAGCACCCCAAGTTCAAGAAACGGTGGGCCAGGGCGCTGGGCGAGATTCTGGATTGGAGTGAGGCTGAAAAGAAGGAAGGCGAGGGGCCGATCAAGATTACGAGCGCGGAAGACGGGAGTGGGATTGGCTGTGCTATCATCGCTGCTATGGAGCTGGAGAGACGGGGCAGGGCGCAGAACATTGTATAG
- a CDS encoding Homocysteine S-methyltransferase, producing MTNGSKLSSLLEAPVLLDGALATYLETLGADISGALWSAEMLLQNPALIKQTHLDYYRAGAQVAITASYQASLAGLGKHLSLDDEQGKAVVRKSVELAQEARDEWIQEHVKGLSEGEKLGILERSSIADYRQSIRNRLFVAGSVGPYGAFLADGSEYRGDYHLSKEEMKAFHRGRIQALVEACVDVLACETIPSLRETEALLELLSEEFKGTEAWFAFTLRDAEHISDGTPLTQMAALFESAAQVIAIGFNCVPDDVGLEALKVLRPLQRGRKWKMMVYPNSGEQWNAAAREWEGLRTEGGQLAAKTEQWAAAGAVLVGGCCRTTPTDITVMRDVLQPKKEGEGVRESYQS from the coding sequence ATGACGAATGGTTCCAAGCTATCATCACTTCTCGAGGCTCCCGTCCTACTAGACGGCGCACTAGCCACTTATCTGGAAACACTGGGCGCAGACATTTCAGGCGCCTTGTGGTCGGCAGAGATGCTCCTCCAAAACCCAGCCCTGATCAAGCAAACACACTTGGATTATTACCGCGCCGGCGCCCAAGTCGCCATCACAGCATCCTACCAGGCCTCACTTGCGGGACTCGGCAAACACCTCAGCCTTGATGACGAGCAGGGCAAAGCAGTTGTGAGAAAGAGCGTGGAACTAGCTCAAGAGGCACGGGATGAGTGGATCCAGGAGCATGTCAAGGGTTTGAGTGAGGGGGAGAAGCTGGGTATCTTGGAGAGAAGCAGCATTGCGGACTACCGCCAATCGATTAGAAACCGCCTCTTCGTCGCTGGTAGCGTGGGGCCGTATGGCGCTTTCCTTGCAGACGGGAGCGAGTACCGCGGCGACTACCATCTCAGCAAGGAAGAGATGAAAGCGTTCCACCGAGGGAGGATACAGGCGCTGGTGGAGGCCTGTGTGGATGTGCTCGCGTGCGAAACCATTCCTTCCCTGCGCGAGACTGAAGCGTTGTTGGAGTTGCTGAGCGAGGAGTTCAAGGGCACAGAAGCCTGGTTCGCCTTCACGCTGAGAGACGCAGAGCACATCAGCGACGGCACGCCCCTGACGCAGATGGCCGCGCTGTTCGAAAGCGCAGCACAGGTCATAGCCATCGGCTTCAACTGCGTGCCAGACGACGTTGGGCTCGAGGCGCTCAAGGTGCTCAGGCCGCTGCAGCGAGGGCGCAAGTGGAAGATGATGGTGTATCCCAACTCGGGCGAGCAGTGGAACGCCGCGGCCAGGGAGTGGGAAGGGCTGAGGACTGAGGGAGGGCAGCTGGCGGCCAAGACGGAGCAATGGGCTGCTGCTGGCGCCGTGCTTGTCGGAGGGTGTTGTAGGACTACGCCGACGGATATCACGGTCATGAGAGATGTGCTGCAGCCCAAGAAGGAGGGGGAGGGTGTGCGAGAAAGTTATCAAAGCTAA